In a genomic window of Corallococcus silvisoli:
- a CDS encoding M20/M25/M40 family metallo-hydrolase — protein MSTSAFVLPVSLALRLLTAASPAPQSPAAAPSQEPAPKSPATSAVKAVAPVASKLSAAQQATAARLVGPALTEGHAYARLEELTDGVGPRLSGSESAEAAVQWALRAFQADGVKAWKEPVKVPRWVRGEEHGEIVASERTRGLPLALLALGGSAPTPPEGLTAEVVEVGSLEELAALGDKVKGRIVFFNHTMSEAADYGRFAGLRGRGPAAAAKQGAVAALVRSLATASLRTPHTGATRFDEGGVRLPAAAVSVEDALTLHRMLQGGTVKVRLVLGCSELPDADSSNVVAEVRGREKPDEVVLLGAHLDSWDVGTGAHDDGAGVVMVMEAARLLAKLPQAPRRTVRVVLFMNEENGLRGGRAYAEAHAKELPKHVAALEMDSGGGRPLGVSLHAGPGGEALLRPWLSPLEGLGAATFLVGHATGADLSPMEPAHVPFVGVRVDSSRYFDVHHSMADTLDKVDPQDLSRSAAAVTWMAYALAEAPGVLARPTAPESETPPAKK, from the coding sequence GTGTCCACGTCCGCGTTCGTCCTGCCCGTCTCGCTGGCCCTCCGCCTGCTCACCGCGGCGTCGCCCGCACCGCAGTCCCCCGCCGCCGCGCCCTCCCAGGAGCCCGCGCCGAAGTCCCCCGCCACCAGCGCCGTGAAGGCGGTGGCGCCCGTGGCCTCGAAGCTGAGCGCCGCGCAGCAGGCCACGGCGGCGCGCCTGGTGGGGCCCGCGCTCACGGAAGGGCACGCGTACGCGCGGCTGGAGGAGCTGACGGACGGGGTGGGGCCGCGCCTGTCGGGCTCCGAGTCCGCGGAGGCGGCGGTGCAGTGGGCCCTGCGCGCGTTCCAGGCGGACGGGGTGAAGGCGTGGAAGGAGCCGGTGAAGGTGCCGCGCTGGGTGCGCGGGGAGGAGCACGGCGAGATCGTCGCCTCCGAGCGCACGCGCGGCCTGCCGCTGGCGCTGCTGGCGCTGGGGGGCAGCGCGCCCACGCCGCCGGAGGGCCTCACCGCGGAGGTGGTGGAGGTGGGCTCCCTGGAGGAGCTGGCGGCGCTGGGGGACAAGGTGAAGGGCCGCATCGTCTTCTTCAACCATACGATGTCGGAGGCGGCGGACTATGGCCGTTTCGCGGGGCTGCGCGGCCGGGGCCCGGCGGCGGCGGCGAAGCAGGGCGCGGTGGCCGCGCTGGTGCGCTCGCTGGCCACGGCGTCGCTGCGCACGCCGCACACGGGGGCCACGCGCTTCGACGAGGGCGGGGTGCGCCTGCCCGCCGCGGCGGTGTCGGTGGAGGACGCGCTGACGCTGCACCGGATGCTCCAGGGCGGAACGGTGAAGGTGCGGCTGGTGCTGGGCTGCTCGGAGCTGCCGGACGCGGACTCGTCCAACGTGGTGGCGGAGGTGCGGGGCCGGGAGAAGCCGGACGAGGTGGTGCTGCTGGGCGCGCACCTGGACTCGTGGGACGTGGGCACGGGCGCGCATGACGACGGCGCGGGCGTGGTGATGGTGATGGAGGCGGCGCGGCTGCTGGCGAAGCTGCCCCAGGCGCCCCGGCGCACGGTGCGCGTGGTGCTGTTCATGAACGAGGAGAACGGCCTGCGCGGCGGCCGGGCGTACGCGGAGGCCCACGCGAAGGAGCTGCCGAAGCACGTGGCCGCGCTGGAGATGGACTCGGGCGGAGGGCGCCCCCTGGGCGTGAGCCTGCACGCGGGCCCGGGCGGAGAGGCGCTGCTGCGGCCGTGGCTCTCGCCGCTGGAGGGCCTGGGCGCGGCCACCTTCCTGGTGGGGCACGCGACGGGCGCGGACCTCAGCCCCATGGAGCCCGCGCACGTGCCCTTCGTGGGCGTGCGCGTGGACAGCAGCCGCTACTTCGACGTGCACCACTCCATGGCGGACACGCTGGACAAGGTGGATCCCCAGGACCTGTCGCGCAGCGCCGCCGCCGTCACGTGGATGGCGTACGCGCTGGCGGAGGCGCCGGGCGTGCTCGCGCGTCCCACCGCGCCGGAGTCGGAGACGCCGCCGGCGAAGAAGTAG
- a CDS encoding MDR family MFS transporter, whose protein sequence is MAELAADTAPDSRAAPASERFSRSQKAFTLAGALLGLLLAALDQTIVATAGPTIQADLHIAPEHYPWLTTAYLVASTMMVPVWGRLSDLLGRRAVLVAGITVFLTGSFLCGASRSTLTLILCRAVQGLGSAALFTGSLAVVADLFPPRDRGKYQGLFGAVFGLSSVIGPLAGGFITDTMGWHWVFFINLPVGALALALIFLRMPPLKPAGVRGGSLDVPGALALALGVVPLLLALSLGRGTGMHRAGGFAWGSTPILGLFALSAVGLGLFVWRERRAKEPLLDPSLFRLRAFWAGNAAVFTIGAVFLASVTFLPLFMVNVVGLSATHSGLTLTPLTLGVVAGNVLSGQWVSRLGRYKALMVGALLFLMGGFAVMGFTLTPDSSQAEVTVKMVLVGLGLGPSIPLYTVAVQNAVPPQRIGVATSATTFFRQLGMTVGVALLGTVYAGTLGREMRARTQQATQGLPPDVRQELQAAAPGSLGGEGAPQGQRFQPGPVKDSLRQGFDAERRRAEGPQARADVDADEARALSTVDAVARALKESFTLATMAVYRLAILITLGALLFTLLLPELPLRRGGTGRAVAE, encoded by the coding sequence ATGGCCGAGCTCGCCGCCGACACCGCTCCGGACTCCCGCGCCGCCCCGGCGTCCGAGCGGTTCAGCCGCTCGCAGAAGGCCTTCACGCTGGCGGGGGCCCTGCTGGGGCTGCTGCTGGCGGCGCTGGACCAGACCATCGTGGCCACCGCGGGCCCCACCATCCAGGCGGACCTCCACATCGCGCCAGAGCACTACCCGTGGCTCACCACCGCGTACCTGGTGGCCTCCACGATGATGGTGCCGGTGTGGGGCAGGCTGTCGGACCTGCTGGGCCGCCGCGCGGTCCTGGTGGCGGGCATCACCGTGTTCCTCACCGGCAGCTTCCTGTGCGGCGCGTCCCGCTCCACCCTCACGCTCATCCTCTGCCGCGCGGTGCAGGGCCTGGGCAGCGCGGCGCTCTTCACGGGGTCACTGGCGGTGGTGGCGGACCTGTTCCCGCCGCGCGACCGGGGCAAGTACCAGGGCCTCTTCGGCGCGGTGTTCGGCCTGTCCAGCGTCATTGGCCCGCTGGCCGGCGGCTTCATCACCGACACGATGGGCTGGCACTGGGTGTTCTTCATCAACCTGCCGGTGGGCGCGCTCGCGCTGGCGCTCATCTTCCTGCGCATGCCTCCGCTCAAGCCCGCGGGCGTCCGCGGCGGCAGCCTGGATGTCCCGGGCGCGCTCGCGCTGGCGCTGGGCGTGGTGCCGCTGCTCCTGGCGCTCAGCCTGGGACGCGGGACGGGGATGCACCGGGCGGGCGGCTTCGCGTGGGGGTCCACGCCCATCCTCGGGCTGTTCGCGCTGTCCGCGGTGGGCCTGGGGCTCTTCGTCTGGCGCGAGCGCCGCGCGAAGGAGCCGCTGCTGGACCCGTCCCTGTTCCGCCTGCGCGCGTTCTGGGCGGGCAACGCGGCGGTGTTCACCATTGGCGCGGTGTTCCTGGCGTCCGTCACCTTCCTGCCCCTGTTCATGGTCAACGTGGTGGGGCTGTCGGCGACGCACTCGGGGCTGACGCTGACGCCGCTGACCCTGGGCGTGGTGGCGGGCAACGTGCTGTCCGGGCAGTGGGTGTCGCGGCTGGGGCGCTACAAGGCGCTGATGGTGGGCGCGCTCCTGTTCCTGATGGGCGGCTTCGCGGTGATGGGCTTCACGCTGACGCCGGACTCCAGCCAGGCCGAGGTGACGGTGAAGATGGTGCTGGTGGGCCTGGGCCTGGGCCCGTCCATCCCGCTCTACACCGTGGCCGTGCAGAACGCGGTGCCGCCCCAGCGCATCGGCGTGGCCACCTCCGCGACGACCTTCTTCCGGCAGCTGGGCATGACGGTGGGCGTGGCGCTGCTGGGCACCGTGTACGCGGGCACGCTGGGCCGGGAGATGCGCGCGCGCACGCAGCAGGCCACGCAGGGGCTGCCCCCGGACGTGCGGCAGGAGCTCCAGGCGGCGGCCCCGGGGAGCCTGGGCGGCGAGGGGGCCCCCCAGGGACAGCGCTTCCAGCCCGGGCCGGTGAAGGACTCGCTGCGCCAGGGCTTCGACGCGGAGCGGCGGCGGGCGGAGGGGCCCCAGGCCCGCGCGGACGTGGACGCGGACGAGGCCCGCGCGCTGTCCACCGTGGACGCCGTGGCGCGAGCGCTCAAGGAGTCCTTCACCCTCGCGACGATGGCGGTGTACCGCCTCGCCATCCTCATCACCCTGGGGGCCCTGCTCTTCACGCTGCTGCTGCCGGAGCTGCCGCTGCGGCGCGGCGGGACGGGCAGGGCCGTGGCGGAATAA
- a CDS encoding ABC transporter permease, with amino-acid sequence MNFRVDVWEGARIALTSLRSNRLRTVLTTVGIGVGVCTLLAIVGIIQGLNSSFAEQLDKIGSNTLQVSKFPWVMNGDWWAYRNRKTLSVDLVEPLRASSEHVVAVAPMMFVVAEVAFQNRKLASVQTMGTSPEYALTSSVEMASGRFITQSDVDNRSAVVVIGAEVAKVLFPGINPVGHRVLVDRRPYRVSGVIVERGTVLGQNVDMVAMLPYPSFQGHFGTQRDVNLVLAVDAQENVPRVQDRLTETLRRERKTKPGMPDDFAINRPDQLANMYAQLTGALYGAATGVGLITLLVGGIGIMNIMLVSVRERTREIGVRRALGARKHTIIFQFLMEAASVSAVGGALGTAVGMGLAWLVNYLTPLAAAVQPLTVALGVGFSAMVGLLFGIWPAARAANLDPVEALRHD; translated from the coding sequence GTGAACTTCCGGGTCGACGTGTGGGAGGGGGCGCGCATCGCGCTGACCTCGCTGCGCTCCAACCGGCTGCGGACGGTGCTCACCACGGTGGGCATTGGCGTGGGCGTGTGCACGCTGCTGGCCATCGTTGGAATCATCCAGGGGTTGAACAGCTCGTTCGCGGAGCAGCTCGACAAGATTGGCTCCAACACGCTGCAGGTGTCCAAGTTCCCCTGGGTGATGAACGGGGACTGGTGGGCGTACCGCAACCGCAAGACGCTCTCGGTGGACCTGGTGGAGCCGCTGCGCGCCAGCTCCGAGCACGTGGTCGCGGTGGCGCCCATGATGTTCGTCGTCGCGGAGGTGGCCTTCCAGAACCGGAAGCTCGCCTCCGTGCAGACCATGGGCACCAGCCCCGAATACGCCTTGACGTCCTCGGTGGAGATGGCGAGCGGGCGCTTCATCACCCAGTCGGACGTGGACAACCGCTCCGCGGTGGTGGTGATTGGCGCGGAGGTGGCCAAGGTGCTCTTCCCGGGCATCAACCCCGTGGGCCACCGCGTCCTCGTGGACCGCCGCCCCTACCGCGTCTCGGGGGTCATCGTGGAGCGCGGCACGGTGCTGGGGCAGAACGTGGACATGGTGGCGATGCTGCCCTACCCCTCGTTCCAGGGGCACTTCGGCACCCAGCGGGACGTGAACCTGGTGCTCGCGGTGGACGCGCAGGAGAACGTGCCCCGCGTGCAGGACCGGCTCACGGAGACGCTGCGCCGCGAGCGCAAGACCAAGCCCGGCATGCCGGACGACTTCGCCATCAACCGGCCGGATCAGCTGGCCAACATGTACGCGCAGCTGACGGGCGCGCTCTACGGCGCGGCCACGGGCGTGGGGCTCATCACGCTGCTGGTGGGCGGCATCGGCATCATGAACATCATGCTGGTGTCCGTGCGTGAGCGGACGCGGGAGATTGGCGTGCGGCGGGCGCTGGGGGCTCGCAAGCACACCATCATCTTCCAGTTCCTCATGGAGGCGGCCAGCGTGTCCGCGGTGGGCGGCGCGCTGGGCACCGCGGTGGGCATGGGGCTGGCGTGGCTGGTGAACTACCTGACGCCCCTGGCGGCGGCGGTGCAGCCGCTGACGGTGGCGTTGGGCGTGGGCTTCTCCGCGATGGTGGGCCTGCTGTTCGGCATCTGGCCGGCGGCGCGGGCCGCGAACCTGGACCCCGTGGAAGCGCTTCGCCACGACTAG
- a CDS encoding ABC transporter permease → MAFWDTVRLAFGTFRSNPLRSFLTLLGIVIGVTTVVSMMSLIEGLRNQVNDQMSELGSDCFQAQRLPFGQGQLSVAELARRPRFTYADLDAIRTQPSIAQAAGEDSKGGQKASTSERESRANVNVWAGTPEYFQTNAVGIATGRPFTDTEFVDGRRVAVIGADLADTLYPGLDPLGREFRLLGRTFQVVGTLKRRGGFLGGGSQDNQAMIPLSTFAAMFGVRDFRVSIQAHSADVLQRAQDEVTLLMRRRHGLKPDEPDDFFIYSNASATEMFNNLSKAVSAASFGVCILSLLVGGIGILNIMLVAVTERTREIGIRKALGAKRYRILAQFALEAVVLSLVGGALGVGLGVGLSYLARWMIRLPTEVPMWSVVVSLVMSCGVGLAFGIYPAARAAKLDPVEAMRTE, encoded by the coding sequence ATGGCATTCTGGGACACGGTGCGGTTGGCGTTCGGGACGTTCCGCTCCAACCCCCTGCGCTCGTTCCTGACGCTCCTGGGCATCGTCATTGGCGTCACCACGGTGGTGTCCATGATGTCCCTCATCGAGGGCTTGCGGAACCAGGTGAACGACCAGATGTCGGAGCTGGGCAGCGACTGCTTCCAGGCCCAGCGGCTGCCCTTCGGACAGGGGCAGCTGTCGGTCGCGGAGCTGGCGCGCCGGCCGCGCTTCACCTACGCGGACCTGGACGCCATCCGCACGCAGCCGTCCATCGCGCAGGCGGCGGGGGAGGACTCCAAGGGCGGCCAGAAGGCCTCCACGTCGGAGCGCGAGTCGCGCGCCAACGTGAACGTCTGGGCGGGCACGCCGGAGTACTTCCAGACGAACGCGGTGGGCATCGCCACCGGACGGCCCTTCACCGACACGGAGTTCGTGGACGGGCGGCGGGTGGCGGTGATTGGCGCGGACCTGGCGGACACGCTCTATCCCGGCCTGGACCCGCTGGGCCGTGAGTTCCGGCTGCTGGGGCGCACCTTCCAGGTGGTGGGCACCCTCAAGCGCCGGGGTGGGTTCCTGGGCGGCGGCAGCCAGGACAACCAGGCGATGATTCCCCTGTCCACGTTCGCGGCCATGTTCGGCGTGCGCGACTTCCGCGTCAGCATCCAGGCGCACTCCGCGGACGTGCTGCAGCGGGCCCAGGACGAGGTGACGCTGCTGATGCGCCGCCGCCACGGGCTCAAGCCGGACGAACCGGACGACTTCTTCATCTACTCCAATGCGAGCGCCACGGAGATGTTCAACAACCTCTCCAAGGCGGTGTCCGCGGCCAGCTTCGGCGTGTGCATCCTGTCGCTGCTGGTGGGCGGCATCGGCATCCTGAACATCATGCTGGTCGCGGTGACGGAGCGGACGCGGGAGATTGGCATCCGCAAGGCGCTGGGGGCGAAGCGCTACCGCATCCTCGCGCAGTTCGCGCTGGAGGCGGTGGTGCTGTCGCTCGTCGGCGGCGCGCTGGGCGTGGGCCTGGGCGTGGGCCTGTCGTACCTGGCCCGGTGGATGATCCGCCTGCCCACGGAGGTCCCCATGTGGTCCGTGGTGGTGTCGCTGGTGATGAGCTGCGGGGTGGGGCTGGCGTTCGGCATCTACCCGGCGGCGCGCGCGGCGAAGCTGGACCCCGTGGAGGCGATGCGCACGGAGTAG
- a CDS encoding cysteine hydrolase family protein, whose product MENAALLLIDIQNDYFPGGRFELHQADAAATQARAALDFFRERTLPVLHVRHESPQPGATFFLPGTPGAELHPRVEPRPGEAVVLKHFPNSFRQTDLQERLRALEVKHLVVVGMMTLMCVDATVRAAADLGYTVTVLQDACAARSLEFQGQTVPAPQVHAAFLAALGMGYAQVQSTADFLAGAGRGP is encoded by the coding sequence GTGGAGAACGCCGCGCTGCTGCTCATCGACATCCAGAATGACTATTTCCCCGGAGGGCGCTTCGAGCTGCACCAGGCCGACGCCGCGGCCACCCAGGCCCGCGCGGCCCTGGACTTCTTCCGCGAGCGAACCCTGCCAGTCCTCCACGTGCGCCACGAGTCGCCGCAGCCAGGGGCCACGTTCTTCCTGCCGGGGACCCCAGGCGCGGAGCTTCATCCCCGGGTCGAGCCCCGGCCGGGCGAAGCGGTCGTGCTCAAGCACTTCCCCAACAGCTTCCGGCAGACGGACCTCCAGGAGCGCCTGCGGGCCCTGGAGGTGAAGCACCTGGTGGTCGTGGGGATGATGACCCTCATGTGCGTGGATGCCACGGTGCGGGCCGCCGCGGACCTGGGCTACACGGTCACGGTGCTCCAGGACGCCTGCGCGGCCCGGAGCCTGGAGTTCCAGGGCCAGACCGTGCCCGCGCCCCAGGTCCACGCCGCGTTCCTGGCGGCCCTGGGCATGGGCTACGCCCAGGTCCAATCGACCGCCGACTTCCTGGCCGGGGCCGGACGCGGACCGTGA
- a CDS encoding GlxA family transcriptional regulator → MPVESSSIRVAVLALEGCVASSVAGPLDVFAMANLLSRDQGQGEPFAAELVAPLPGPVRDFHGLELGAARVPAPTERFDVVLIPALVGSLERCMAERSTTDWLAGQHTRGAKLAAVCAGAFLLAEAGLLEGREATTHWGLARDFAARYPCVSLKPELLVVDNGDVLTTGGITACLDLCLHLVAKQVSPELAALCARMLLVEPGRRFQAPEAVRAAHRDHGDAAVLRAQEWLEAHLLGPVTLAGAAMAASLGERTLLRRFRKATGDTPLDYVQRLRIEAARRLLETTPRTVEDIAQAIGYADTTSFRRRFKARTGLSPGDYRKRFALR, encoded by the coding sequence ATGCCTGTCGAGTCCTCGTCGATCCGCGTCGCGGTGCTGGCATTGGAGGGCTGCGTGGCCTCCAGCGTGGCGGGCCCGCTGGATGTGTTCGCCATGGCCAACCTCCTGAGCCGCGACCAGGGCCAGGGAGAACCCTTCGCGGCGGAGCTCGTCGCGCCGCTCCCCGGTCCCGTGCGCGACTTCCACGGCCTGGAGCTGGGCGCCGCGCGGGTGCCCGCCCCCACGGAGCGCTTCGACGTCGTCCTCATCCCGGCGCTGGTGGGCAGCTTGGAGCGATGCATGGCGGAGCGCTCCACCACGGACTGGCTGGCGGGACAGCACACGCGAGGCGCGAAGCTGGCGGCGGTGTGCGCGGGGGCCTTCCTGCTCGCGGAGGCGGGGCTCCTGGAGGGGCGGGAGGCCACCACCCACTGGGGGCTGGCCCGGGACTTCGCGGCCCGCTACCCGTGCGTGTCGCTCAAGCCGGAGCTGCTGGTGGTGGACAACGGCGACGTGCTCACCACGGGAGGCATCACCGCCTGCCTGGACCTCTGCCTGCATCTGGTCGCGAAGCAGGTGTCACCGGAGCTGGCCGCGCTCTGCGCCAGGATGCTCCTGGTGGAGCCCGGCCGCCGCTTCCAGGCGCCCGAGGCGGTGCGCGCCGCGCATCGGGACCACGGCGACGCCGCCGTGCTGCGCGCCCAGGAGTGGTTGGAGGCGCACCTGCTGGGCCCGGTGACGCTGGCGGGCGCGGCCATGGCCGCGAGCCTGGGCGAACGCACGTTGCTGCGCCGCTTCCGCAAGGCCACGGGGGATACGCCCTTGGATTACGTCCAGCGCTTGCGCATCGAGGCCGCCCGGCGGCTCCTGGAGACCACGCCGCGCACCGTGGAGGACATCGCCCAGGCCATCGGCTACGCGGACACCACGTCGTTCCGCCGCCGCTTCAAGGCTCGCACGGGGCTGTCTCCGGGTGATTACAGGAAGAGGTTCGCGCTGCGCTGA